In Paenibacillus guangzhouensis, a single window of DNA contains:
- a CDS encoding ABC transporter permease, producing the protein MTPDDFRPISQDDKNSEIIQRESLSAWRDAWERLRENKLAMSGLTILILLIIMAIFGPMFSKYDYFTNNLDATNLAPSGDHWFGTDDLGRDMWARTWMGARISLIVGFAAALSDLIFGVIYGGIMGYVGGKTDEIMNKVSEILYSIPYLLVCILLLVVMEPSLLTIIIAMAITGWINMAWIVRGQTMGLKNQEYVLASRSMGAGAGRILLRHLIPNAMGPIIVTLTLTVPSAIFAEAFLSFLGLGVQVPVASWGSMISDALSSWMIYPWRMFFPAILISLTMLSFNVLGDGLRDALDPKMKK; encoded by the coding sequence CTGACGCCAGATGATTTTCGTCCTATTAGCCAAGATGATAAGAATAGCGAAATCATTCAGCGTGAGAGCCTTTCGGCATGGCGTGATGCTTGGGAGCGTCTGCGTGAGAATAAACTCGCCATGTCAGGTCTTACCATTCTAATTCTTCTAATTATTATGGCCATCTTCGGTCCAATGTTCTCAAAGTATGATTACTTTACTAATAACCTAGATGCGACGAATTTAGCACCATCCGGTGATCACTGGTTCGGAACGGATGATCTTGGTCGCGATATGTGGGCAAGAACATGGATGGGTGCGCGCATTTCCCTTATTGTTGGTTTTGCGGCTGCGCTGTCCGATTTGATTTTCGGCGTTATCTATGGTGGTATTATGGGTTATGTCGGCGGTAAGACCGATGAAATTATGAATAAGGTATCTGAAATTCTATATTCGATTCCTTACTTGCTCGTTTGTATCCTATTGCTTGTTGTCATGGAGCCAAGTCTATTGACTATCATTATTGCGATGGCGATTACAGGCTGGATTAATATGGCTTGGATCGTTCGCGGTCAGACGATGGGTCTTAAGAACCAAGAGTATGTTCTTGCATCCCGTTCGATGGGTGCTGGCGCAGGCCGCATTTTGCTTCGCCATTTGATTCCGAATGCGATGGGTCCAATCATCGTAACTTTGACGTTAACGGTTCCATCTGCGATTTTCGCAGAGGCGTTCCTCAGCTTCTTAGGTCTTGGTGTTCAAGTTCCAGTCGCATCTTGGGGTTCCATGATCAGCGATGCATTGAGTTCGTGGATGATCTATCCATGGCGCATGTTCTTCCCAGCGATCCTCATCAGCTTGACGATGTTGTCGTTCAACGTACTTGGTGATGGTCTTCGTGATGCACTCGATCCAAAAATGAAAAAATAG
- a CDS encoding DUF3397 domain-containing protein: MKIFGFLLQFLTVLPFIPFLSIWLIYGFINGDNKKAFRLAMDVTTLFLILVVATMYNTIFGGSFGFYLIVLVLLIAGGLLGGAQNRKRGKIDALKLVKTIWRLTFFVMAFFYIIFLITGVIRYSLHIV, encoded by the coding sequence GTGAAGATATTTGGTTTTTTATTACAGTTTTTGACGGTGTTGCCCTTCATTCCTTTTCTCAGTATATGGTTGATTTATGGATTCATAAATGGAGATAATAAGAAGGCTTTCCGTCTTGCTATGGATGTAACCACTTTATTCTTGATCCTTGTCGTCGCTACGATGTACAATACGATCTTTGGCGGCAGCTTCGGATTTTACCTGATTGTCTTGGTTTTATTGATCGCAGGAGGCTTACTGGGCGGGGCGCAGAACCGTAAACGAGGGAAGATCGATGCGCTAAAGCTAGTGAAAACGATCTGGCGGTTGACATTTTTTGTCATGGCGTTTTTTTACATAATATTCCTAATTACTGGCGTTATTCGATATTCCTTGCATATTGTCTGA
- a CDS encoding class I SAM-dependent methyltransferase, giving the protein MSHYQGTDQLIQYIRAEMKDSPMQHIPFGRYMELSLYHPTAGYYMKDRPKIGKEGDFYTSSNLGSMMGEMLAAKIAHIIEENFHKATNEQVRIVEWGAGTGRLGVQILETLEGKYPEMYRRIAYTIVEQSEYHRQQSQEQFDKAEKQAEWWTEDQFYERNDQSPVIVIANELLDAFPVERVRYLEGERGKWSLEQQFVSWDEGSAVFVARWSEAVPDVEAYVREHVIERGIRLQAKQELEVNLGALAWIRKMAAAIRQGYCIIIDYGDQTKELASAHRMKGTLICYHRHLAHDNPYINVGDQDITAHVDFTVLESEAAESGFVRTFYGTQKYFLMEAGLLNQLQEHYTADPFDPIAKRNRAIRQLLLSDQMSELFKVWIGQIK; this is encoded by the coding sequence TTGTCTCATTATCAGGGAACCGATCAATTAATTCAATATATTCGCGCGGAAATGAAAGATAGTCCTATGCAGCATATCCCTTTTGGGCGCTATATGGAGCTTAGTTTATATCATCCAACAGCAGGCTACTATATGAAGGATCGACCTAAGATCGGCAAGGAAGGCGACTTCTATACCAGCTCGAATTTGGGTTCCATGATGGGGGAAATGTTAGCTGCAAAAATCGCGCATATAATAGAAGAAAATTTTCACAAGGCTACGAATGAGCAGGTTCGTATTGTGGAATGGGGCGCGGGCACAGGCCGACTTGGTGTGCAAATCCTCGAAACATTAGAGGGCAAATATCCTGAGATGTATCGGCGGATTGCATATACGATTGTAGAGCAGAGCGAATATCATCGCCAGCAATCTCAGGAACAGTTCGATAAGGCTGAGAAACAGGCAGAATGGTGGACAGAAGATCAGTTTTATGAGCGAAATGATCAATCTCCCGTCATTGTAATAGCAAATGAACTACTTGATGCATTTCCTGTCGAGCGGGTACGTTATCTAGAGGGGGAACGTGGTAAGTGGTCACTCGAGCAACAATTTGTGAGTTGGGATGAGGGATCTGCTGTGTTTGTTGCGAGGTGGAGTGAAGCAGTACCAGATGTCGAAGCCTATGTACGTGAACATGTGATAGAACGTGGGATTCGGCTTCAAGCCAAACAGGAGTTAGAGGTTAATCTAGGCGCGCTTGCTTGGATTCGGAAGATGGCGGCTGCGATTCGCCAAGGATATTGCATCATTATTGATTACGGTGATCAGACGAAGGAGCTCGCATCGGCACATCGCATGAAGGGAACCTTGATCTGCTATCATCGTCATCTCGCACATGATAATCCCTATATCAACGTAGGGGATCAAGATATTACAGCGCATGTGGATTTTACGGTACTTGAGAGTGAAGCTGCTGAATCGGGTTTTGTACGAACGTTCTATGGCACCCAGAAGTATTTCTTAATGGAGGCAGGTTTGCTGAACCAGCTGCAGGAGCATTACACGGCAGATCCATTCGATCCCATTGCGAAACGTAACCGTGCGATTAGACAGCTGCTGCTGAGTGATCAGATGAGTGAATTGTTCAAAGTGTGGATTGGACAGATAAAATAA
- a CDS encoding ABC transporter ATP-binding protein: MQPILEVKDLSVSFKVRGGEVQAVRGVNFHVNKGEAVAIVGESGSGKSVTAQSIMRLLPTPPSFVKNGSILFQGEEILNKTNKEMEAIRGKDIGMIFQDPMTSLNPTITIGKQITEGLIKHQNVSKKDAQGRAIEMLKLVGIPNPESRFNQYPHEFSGGMRQRAMIAIALACNPSLLIADEPTTALDVTIQAQILDVMKDMQKKLGVSIILITHDLGVVADMCDRVVVMYAGKVVETGTKWEIFKNPQHPYTRGLLRSLPRLDQKKDEPLIPIHGTPPDLIKPPAGCGFCARCDEAMRICETQDPGVTQLSESHASRCWLLHPMAKEVQA; encoded by the coding sequence ATGCAACCCATTTTGGAAGTTAAAGATTTAAGCGTGTCCTTTAAAGTCCGCGGCGGTGAGGTTCAAGCGGTTCGCGGTGTGAATTTCCATGTGAATAAAGGGGAAGCGGTAGCGATCGTGGGTGAATCGGGTAGTGGTAAGAGTGTTACGGCACAATCCATTATGCGACTTCTTCCTACACCCCCAAGCTTTGTGAAGAATGGTTCGATTCTTTTCCAAGGGGAAGAGATTCTGAATAAAACGAATAAAGAGATGGAAGCGATCCGCGGTAAAGATATCGGGATGATCTTCCAAGATCCGATGACTTCGCTTAACCCGACGATTACGATCGGGAAGCAGATTACAGAAGGTCTAATCAAGCATCAGAATGTATCGAAAAAAGATGCACAAGGTCGTGCGATTGAGATGTTGAAACTCGTTGGTATTCCGAATCCGGAGTCCCGGTTCAACCAATATCCGCATGAATTCTCAGGCGGTATGCGTCAGCGCGCGATGATCGCGATTGCGCTTGCTTGTAACCCATCGCTTCTTATTGCGGATGAGCCGACAACAGCGCTAGACGTTACGATCCAAGCTCAAATCCTCGATGTAATGAAGGATATGCAGAAGAAACTTGGCGTTTCGATCATTCTGATTACGCATGACCTTGGTGTCGTTGCAGATATGTGTGATCGCGTTGTCGTTATGTATGCAGGTAAAGTCGTTGAGACAGGGACGAAATGGGAGATCTTTAAGAATCCTCAGCATCCTTATACAAGAGGCTTGCTTCGTTCATTGCCTCGTCTGGATCAGAAAAAAGACGAGCCGCTCATTCCGATCCACGGAACACCGCCAGATTTGATCAAGCCACCAGCTGGCTGTGGATTCTGTGCGCGTTGTGATGAAGCGATGCGCATCTGTGAGACGCAGGATCCAGGTGTAACGCAGCTTAGTGAATCACATGCATCCCGTTGCTGGTTGCTGCATCCAATGGCTAAGGAGGTGCAGGCATGA
- a CDS encoding RsfA family transcriptional regulator yields MTAIRQDAWSVEDDLILAEVTLRHIREGSTQLAAFEEVGEKIGRTSAACGFRWNSFVRKKYETAIQNAKAQRQKRNYMKKQPMMVEGAHVASLMTMEAAEETSFKHENMSEESISIDAVIRFLRQWKGAYQDVGRQIKSLEREIRDKEEELLYLRKENERLSREVNDVQTDYRVVNDDYKALIQIMDRARRLAFLSEEEEENRTRFKMDANGNLERIE; encoded by the coding sequence ATGACTGCCATTAGACAGGATGCATGGAGCGTTGAGGATGATTTAATTTTAGCTGAGGTAACTTTGCGTCATATACGCGAAGGAAGCACACAACTTGCTGCGTTCGAAGAGGTAGGCGAGAAAATTGGAAGAACATCGGCGGCTTGCGGGTTCCGGTGGAATAGCTTTGTGCGTAAAAAGTATGAAACAGCCATTCAAAATGCCAAAGCACAGCGGCAAAAGCGGAATTACATGAAGAAGCAGCCAATGATGGTCGAGGGAGCTCATGTTGCATCCCTAATGACGATGGAAGCAGCGGAAGAGACATCATTTAAACACGAAAATATGAGTGAAGAATCGATATCAATCGATGCGGTGATTCGGTTTCTGCGTCAGTGGAAAGGCGCCTATCAAGATGTAGGCCGTCAGATTAAATCACTCGAGAGAGAGATACGTGATAAGGAAGAAGAACTCTTGTATTTGCGTAAAGAGAACGAACGTCTCTCCCGGGAAGTGAACGATGTCCAGACAGACTATCGGGTCGTAAATGATGACTATAAAGCACTGATTCAGATTATGGATCGTGCGCGTCGGTTAGCCTTTCTCTCGGAAGAGGAAGAAGAGAACAGGACTCGCTTCAAGATGGATGCGAATGGGAATTTAGAGCGAATCGAATAG
- a CDS encoding DUF2626 domain-containing protein, which translates to MARMFRVLGFFTLMIGLMAFAGDMMEMALLFFFQTAFFVLLGYLKFTEKTYILIFWGYMIVTFTGFSYWTVFQMGLPF; encoded by the coding sequence ATGGCACGTATGTTTCGCGTATTAGGCTTTTTCACATTGATGATTGGGCTCATGGCATTCGCCGGAGATATGATGGAAATGGCATTACTGTTCTTCTTCCAGACTGCATTCTTCGTACTGCTAGGCTACCTGAAGTTCACCGAGAAAACCTATATTCTTATTTTCTGGGGATATATGATCGTGACCTTTACCGGTTTTAGTTACTGGACCGTCTTTCAAATGGGATTACCATTCTAA
- a CDS encoding ketopantoate reductase family protein, producing MNIHIVGAGSLGLLFAGKLGIAGANVTLYPRTEQQSEQLREHGITIITAQDKIEQRTHAVTIQAWDQITADTMVEDGDWILITVKQKHIDDLFIQRLAWLAGQQGYICCYQNGVGHIEWIEQAIDASQVYVAITTEAARRDATGIVTHTGSGNTRIGHLRGSLNEENLENSLMKWLNRAGFSAQVSKNIDMDVYRKLMINAIINPLTAIMRIRNGELLDKPERLQWMKWLYEEIEAVYQANDIYVGAAMWDQVKHVCAATAANTSSMLKDVLAGSDTEIEWINGSILRLAESTELDPIYNRAVYTLVHSLGGPLA from the coding sequence ATGAATATACATATTGTTGGCGCCGGATCACTAGGGTTATTGTTTGCCGGGAAATTAGGCATCGCAGGAGCTAACGTTACATTGTATCCACGCACAGAACAACAGTCAGAACAATTGAGAGAACATGGCATTACGATTATTACCGCTCAAGATAAAATCGAACAGAGAACGCATGCTGTGACAATACAAGCTTGGGATCAAATCACTGCTGACACTATGGTTGAAGATGGGGATTGGATCCTAATAACTGTGAAGCAGAAACATATCGACGACTTGTTCATACAAAGATTGGCTTGGCTAGCCGGGCAGCAGGGATATATCTGTTGTTATCAGAATGGTGTGGGACATATAGAATGGATAGAACAGGCGATTGATGCGTCACAGGTATATGTCGCGATTACGACAGAAGCCGCGCGGCGAGATGCTACAGGCATCGTGACGCACACAGGTAGTGGGAATACACGAATTGGCCACCTAAGAGGCAGCTTGAATGAGGAAAATCTCGAAAATAGTCTAATGAAGTGGCTAAATCGAGCAGGATTCAGCGCACAGGTGTCGAAAAACATCGATATGGATGTTTATCGTAAACTTATGATCAATGCCATCATTAATCCGCTGACTGCGATCATGCGTATCCGGAATGGTGAGTTGTTGGACAAGCCGGAGCGATTGCAGTGGATGAAGTGGTTATATGAAGAGATTGAAGCGGTATATCAAGCGAACGATATTTATGTGGGGGCTGCCATGTGGGATCAAGTGAAGCATGTCTGCGCTGCAACAGCGGCGAATACGTCCTCCATGCTCAAAGATGTGCTAGCGGGATCGGACACAGAGATCGAATGGATTAATGGGAGTATACTTCGTCTAGCTGAATCGACTGAACTTGATCCTATCTACAATCGAGCGGTCTATACGCTTGTGCATTCACTCGGAGGGCCACTCGCATAA
- a CDS encoding peptide ABC transporter substrate-binding protein — protein sequence MKRKSLLLILTLIVVLGTVLAGCGGKTENKNEASKGTEQTTDSETAKVSKGGTFRMNLHSEPPSLDPAQAQDNTSGTVLNAIFAGLAEIDKDGKAVPAAAESWEENGNKITFHLRKDGKWSNGDPVTAHDFEYAWKHVLDPKTQPAPPYAYQLFYLKNGESYNQGKADAASVGVKATDDYTLEVELENPTPYFVSLTSFYTYMPVHKSAQTNPKWAADANTIISNGAFKMTAWQHNGSIELTKNENYFAQDKVNFDKVQMAMIDASATELSMYQTNQLDYSGAPTGELPTDQIPVLKKSLPDELKIQGIASIYYYVFNNTVEPFDNAKIRKAFAMSIDRQQIVDKVTLGGQIPAYGFVSPGIMGESKPFREEHSDAEYIKPDVAEAKKLLEEGMKEKGYTTLPQITLIHNQGDGHKKIAQAITDMWKQNLGVTVKVESQEWGVFLKNRTNGNYQIARSGWGADYSDPMTFLDMWVTKAGNNDAKFSNEEYDKLIKEAKATSDNKVRMDNFAKAEKILMGDSTAVLPIYYYTSVGLVKPNLKGLFHDFNGSIHFNNAYFEK from the coding sequence TTGAAAAGAAAAAGTTTACTTCTGATTCTTACTTTGATTGTTGTCCTCGGGACAGTGCTGGCCGGATGTGGAGGCAAAACAGAAAACAAAAATGAAGCCTCTAAAGGTACAGAACAAACGACTGACTCCGAAACAGCTAAAGTAAGCAAGGGCGGAACATTCCGCATGAACTTGCATTCTGAGCCGCCAAGTCTTGATCCTGCACAAGCACAAGATAACACTTCGGGTACTGTGCTTAACGCGATTTTCGCAGGTCTTGCTGAAATCGACAAAGACGGTAAAGCCGTTCCAGCCGCAGCTGAGAGCTGGGAAGAGAATGGCAACAAGATCACTTTCCACCTTCGCAAAGATGGTAAATGGAGCAATGGTGATCCTGTAACAGCACATGATTTCGAGTACGCTTGGAAACATGTCTTGGATCCAAAAACACAACCAGCTCCACCTTATGCTTATCAATTGTTCTACTTGAAGAACGGTGAGAGCTATAACCAAGGTAAAGCTGATGCAGCATCTGTTGGTGTTAAAGCTACGGATGATTACACACTTGAAGTTGAGCTTGAGAACCCAACGCCTTACTTCGTTAGTTTGACATCGTTCTATACGTATATGCCAGTTCACAAATCGGCTCAAACAAATCCGAAATGGGCAGCTGATGCAAATACAATTATTTCGAACGGTGCATTCAAAATGACTGCATGGCAGCATAATGGTTCGATCGAGCTTACGAAGAACGAGAACTACTTCGCGCAAGACAAAGTTAACTTTGATAAAGTTCAAATGGCGATGATCGATGCATCCGCTACTGAGCTTAGCATGTACCAAACGAACCAATTGGATTACTCCGGTGCTCCAACGGGTGAATTGCCTACAGACCAAATTCCTGTATTGAAAAAATCGTTACCAGACGAATTGAAAATTCAAGGTATTGCAAGTATCTACTACTACGTATTCAACAACACAGTAGAACCTTTCGACAATGCTAAAATCCGTAAGGCATTTGCTATGTCGATCGATCGTCAACAAATCGTTGATAAAGTAACGCTTGGTGGCCAAATCCCAGCTTACGGCTTCGTATCCCCTGGTATCATGGGTGAGAGCAAACCGTTCCGTGAAGAGCATTCCGATGCGGAATACATCAAACCAGATGTAGCAGAAGCTAAGAAATTGCTTGAAGAAGGTATGAAAGAAAAAGGCTACACAACTCTTCCGCAAATCACTTTGATCCATAACCAAGGTGATGGACATAAGAAAATTGCACAAGCAATTACAGATATGTGGAAACAAAACTTGGGTGTAACTGTTAAAGTTGAATCCCAAGAGTGGGGCGTATTCCTTAAAAACCGTACCAACGGTAACTATCAAATCGCACGTTCCGGTTGGGGCGCAGACTACAGTGACCCTATGACATTCCTTGATATGTGGGTAACAAAAGCTGGTAACAACGATGCGAAGTTCTCGAACGAAGAGTACGACAAATTGATCAAAGAAGCAAAAGCAACAAGCGATAACAAAGTTCGTATGGATAACTTTGCTAAAGCGGAGAAAATCTTAATGGGCGATAGCACAGCGGTTCTTCCGATTTACTACTATACAAGTGTAGGTTTGGTTAAACCTAACCTTAAAGGTCTATTCCATGACTTTAACGGAAGCATCCACTTCAATAACGCTTACTTCGAAAAATAA
- a CDS encoding ABC transporter permease: MARYIFSKFFFMLVSMFVLASLTFGLMKIIPGDPFMSEKAVPPEVKAKLFEQYGLDKPILEQYGIYLNNILHGNLGVSMKLQNQEVTKVISDSFKYSLRLGLVSIVVSVIVGVSLGMLAALKHRKLLDNVAMVIAVIGISVPSFVLASFMQYAFGVKLMWLPVAGLDSPLTYVMPVLALSALSIAFIARLTRSSMLEVLSADYIKTAKAKGLTAGTILRRHVLRNGIMPVVTYIGPLAANVITGSVVIESIFGISGLGKVFVYNITNRDYPMIMGITLFYGIILMLARFVTDLSYGFIDPRIKLRSQRKEG; this comes from the coding sequence TTGGCACGGTATATATTCAGCAAGTTTTTCTTTATGCTCGTTTCGATGTTTGTGCTAGCGTCATTGACTTTTGGTCTTATGAAAATTATTCCCGGCGATCCCTTTATGTCGGAGAAAGCTGTACCGCCTGAAGTAAAGGCGAAGTTATTTGAACAGTATGGGTTGGACAAGCCGATCCTAGAGCAATACGGTATTTATTTGAACAATATTCTTCATGGTAATCTTGGCGTTTCAATGAAATTGCAAAATCAAGAGGTTACTAAGGTAATCAGTGACTCTTTCAAATATTCGTTACGACTTGGTCTTGTATCAATTGTAGTATCGGTTATTGTCGGCGTATCCCTTGGAATGCTGGCAGCACTTAAACACCGCAAGCTGCTAGATAATGTGGCGATGGTGATTGCGGTTATCGGGATTTCGGTACCGAGTTTCGTACTTGCATCATTCATGCAGTATGCATTCGGGGTCAAATTGATGTGGCTTCCAGTTGCTGGATTGGATAGTCCGCTAACCTATGTCATGCCGGTTCTAGCATTGTCAGCGCTTTCCATTGCGTTCATTGCACGCCTAACGCGTTCGAGCATGTTGGAAGTATTATCGGCCGACTATATTAAGACAGCGAAAGCGAAAGGCTTGACAGCTGGTACGATTCTTCGCAGACACGTGCTGCGCAACGGAATCATGCCTGTTGTTACGTATATCGGTCCGCTTGCAGCTAACGTTATTACGGGTTCCGTTGTTATCGAATCTATCTTCGGGATTAGCGGCTTGGGTAAAGTCTTCGTCTACAATATTACGAACCGTGACTATCCAATGATCATGGGGATTACATTGTTTTACGGTATTATTTTGATGTTGGCGCGTTTTGTAACGGATCTATCTTATGGCTTTATCGATCCGCGTATTAAATTGCGTTCACAACGGAAGGAGGGCTAA
- a CDS encoding coiled-coil domain-containing protein has translation MKYWIRGLACLLCMVLLLTTWKPILILAEPTDEETKQILEKSLSIVEIDHEIERIQQELDTLQKQSSDIQVQLSAKNEQIEIKRKQAGQVLRAYYMGDRDSLLAAILSLDSLEKFFLVYDYYSIIMEQDHDILTTFASEYKEIEKLGLRYQEKQDELTEVLANLTEQRTRVLALQNEVNDQLAHSTNAEQLKKLIDELTSFWQNIGMYEVRSYFQALSDAMQDLPSLIKNTEGSLVINGLNYTINLREEDLNQFLRNKNEMFKNFAFRFEKDQLVAYGERNAIKVEIKGHYTVESTPENCILFHVDHLLFNGLELPDTTRKSLEKEFDLGFYPAKLVSFIQATSVTIDKGTLEVKLKMNL, from the coding sequence ATGAAATATTGGATTCGCGGACTTGCGTGCTTGCTCTGTATGGTCCTGTTACTCACAACATGGAAGCCCATTCTGATCCTCGCCGAACCCACAGACGAAGAGACTAAGCAAATTCTCGAGAAAAGCTTATCGATTGTCGAAATTGATCACGAAATTGAACGTATACAACAAGAATTAGATACATTACAAAAGCAATCATCTGACATTCAAGTTCAATTATCTGCAAAAAACGAGCAAATCGAGATCAAACGCAAGCAAGCCGGACAAGTATTAAGAGCTTATTATATGGGGGACCGCGATTCGCTGCTCGCAGCCATCCTATCGCTCGATAGCCTCGAGAAATTCTTCTTGGTCTATGATTATTACTCCATCATCATGGAGCAAGACCACGATATATTGACGACTTTCGCCTCTGAATACAAAGAGATTGAGAAGCTGGGGCTGCGATATCAAGAGAAGCAGGACGAATTAACCGAGGTACTCGCCAATCTGACCGAGCAACGGACTCGCGTTTTGGCTCTTCAGAATGAAGTCAATGACCAATTAGCGCATAGCACAAACGCAGAGCAACTCAAAAAGTTAATTGATGAACTCACAAGCTTCTGGCAGAACATCGGCATGTATGAGGTACGATCTTATTTCCAAGCCCTCTCCGATGCCATGCAGGACTTGCCTAGTCTCATTAAAAATACAGAAGGCAGCCTTGTCATTAACGGACTCAATTACACCATTAATTTACGTGAAGAAGATCTCAATCAATTTCTACGCAACAAAAATGAAATGTTCAAAAATTTCGCCTTCCGATTCGAAAAAGATCAACTTGTCGCCTACGGTGAACGGAATGCGATCAAAGTCGAGATTAAAGGTCATTATACGGTCGAGAGTACGCCAGAGAACTGCATCTTATTCCATGTGGATCATCTTCTTTTCAACGGCCTCGAACTGCCGGACACGACGCGCAAATCACTCGAGAAGGAATTCGATCTTGGGTTCTACCCTGCGAAGCTCGTCTCCTTCATTCAAGCTACAAGCGTTACGATCGATAAGGGTACGTTGGAAGTTAAGTTAAAAATGAACTTATAA
- a CDS encoding ABC transporter substrate-binding protein, giving the protein MSNKRNTLMLFVMLLLILLLLTPMNGVTPNRNTEKREQDTSQVAIAPSGDQAEREEKLTVSVSLEPAQFAVLQSMNQRYMQDHQMVVELSNTYPQDAYHLFAEQSMLGDAADVMLLQSEWVNKFAVSGYLLPVDSYFSGVAASEPLDWLMNQVKWNGYIWGIPKDVDPYILVWNPKLLRELSMDQLPSEREGWINLERYFSKLPNAPYLIAADLNDGYQILSSLRRLGSLGEISTFLESLRPHIYVAEDSASLWEMMARGELLAMVTTASAWQQHPNTDLSVESVNPARNGKSFWARSRSFVVSSKSRLEKEAKDWIQAMTTATAQEEVLHETRMLPALKYMYTPSSLPALHGSMRDRLAQMTDLGLRNSPTIVQEMKQLGHVFGQYIHNLVPLQTLLLQLESLELETTVKSVDPHDEMEKGTSSLDHP; this is encoded by the coding sequence GTGTCTAACAAAAGAAATACGTTGATGCTCTTTGTTATGTTGCTCCTAATTCTTCTATTATTAACCCCTATGAACGGTGTAACACCAAATCGTAATACAGAGAAACGTGAGCAGGATACGAGTCAGGTTGCGATTGCGCCATCTGGAGACCAGGCGGAGCGTGAAGAGAAGTTAACGGTCTCTGTAAGTCTAGAGCCGGCTCAATTTGCTGTACTACAGTCCATGAATCAACGATATATGCAAGACCATCAGATGGTTGTTGAACTTTCCAATACATATCCACAAGATGCTTATCATCTATTTGCAGAACAATCGATGCTAGGGGACGCCGCAGATGTCATGCTCCTGCAAAGTGAGTGGGTGAATAAATTTGCCGTATCTGGCTATTTATTGCCTGTTGACTCGTATTTCTCTGGCGTTGCGGCTTCGGAGCCTTTAGATTGGTTAATGAACCAAGTGAAGTGGAATGGATACATCTGGGGAATTCCTAAAGACGTCGATCCTTATATTCTCGTCTGGAATCCTAAGTTGTTACGGGAACTTTCGATGGATCAGCTGCCGAGTGAGAGGGAAGGGTGGATCAATCTAGAGCGGTATTTCTCGAAATTGCCGAATGCCCCTTATCTGATTGCGGCTGATTTGAATGATGGCTATCAGATCTTATCATCACTGCGCAGATTGGGAAGTTTGGGGGAGATCTCCACGTTTCTAGAGTCGCTTCGGCCTCATATCTATGTGGCGGAAGATTCGGCATCGCTATGGGAAATGATGGCTCGAGGGGAATTGCTGGCGATGGTAACGACTGCGTCCGCATGGCAGCAGCATCCGAATACCGATTTGAGTGTCGAGTCCGTTAATCCAGCAAGGAACGGGAAAAGTTTTTGGGCTCGGAGTCGGAGTTTCGTTGTTTCTTCCAAGTCACGATTAGAGAAGGAAGCGAAGGATTGGATTCAAGCGATGACGACGGCAACGGCGCAAGAGGAAGTCCTTCACGAGACGAGAATGCTTCCCGCTCTGAAATATATGTACACACCATCTTCTCTTCCTGCACTACACGGAAGCATGCGTGACAGGCTAGCCCAAATGACTGATCTAGGTCTAAGGAATTCCCCGACAATCGTGCAAGAGATGAAGCAACTGGGGCATGTCTTCGGGCAATATATTCACAACCTCGTTCCACTGCAAACCTTACTCTTGCAATTGGAGTCACTAGAGCTGGAGACGACGGTCAAAAGCGTTGATCCGCACGATGAAATGGAAAAGGGGACATCATCACTAGATCACCCGTAG